A stretch of the Streptomyces sp. WMMB303 genome encodes the following:
- a CDS encoding helicase-related protein yields the protein MSDLGEKAELLSDHRDAFVSYLREQLVGPAGREDEILVDPPDRRYLMGTLYPRGASLQAHSQAEGEEDFHEAAAGSEEEDTFADDPVAEANAWLPSSLGFSFFTDAHEIEVRCEASRYLTHREGGRRSWHRQPRLFSHTTVEKDDPSPMHVLEGHGRLHVRWRPYAAGHLVTCVLANAHNEEESTYKDRDLMLFQAGLTVTTVGGEVLEYPSTRLTSRDEEEQELRVQYRHVVTRAVGHGCAVEWDDGDDDVPSPVTSVRAQVMPRQVVAHIKPDGPRDLPVLRLAHLSRTDRSPDALRAELHSFVEDYRGWLDAQRREAESLKPWAAAPAARILDRIARAVERVSSGVDALTASTPAGAQAREAFRLANRAMALQMLHSRPELAGSRRTRKSDLVELTEPPEDYAWHPFQLAYFLLVVEGLMNPNHEDRETVDLIWFPTGGGKTEAYLLTACFEILWRRLRFGAAGGGTAVLSRYTLSLLTTQQFQRTATAVCALEYIRLGFDGALPHDLGEEPISVGLWVGQQTTPNRIADAQDELSALKQLNSPDDRFLLERCPWCGTEIVPERRAVEKDFGIVADGVTTGFFCTRSTCVFHERLPVSVVDEEIYREPPTFVLGTVDKFARLAWEPEAGSLFGRRDGKRPPSLVIQDELHLLAGPLGTTVGLYESAILELCTRDGSAPKVIASTATIRRSHDQVRGLYGRPTQLFPPAGIKAGESFFATPDTHRPGRLYVGVMAQGHTASTSTVHVGAAALQAPKEVGDSDTTRDAYWTTVAYHNSLRELGRTVTIARDDIPARLDHLTKDDSRRRKLDDDSVVELTSNIARAEQPRLLERLGKSFKERGSISFLATTNMLSVGVDVPRLGLMLMNGQPKTTSEYIQATSRVGRRHVPGLIVTLFRSTKPRDRSHYESFGVYHSSLYRHVEPTSITPWSMPSRNRALHAVLTILVRHGIKGLNSENRAGEILDHLDEVHAIRDLVVDHVRRADPDEVGAATEQLDRLIEEWQQQAEIARGDGTRLYYRPQGRSYEALLTDFGKQDGLWETPQSMRNVDRECLLVVRGM from the coding sequence ATGAGCGACCTGGGCGAGAAGGCCGAGCTCCTCTCCGATCACCGCGACGCGTTCGTGAGTTATCTGCGTGAGCAATTGGTGGGGCCCGCCGGCCGCGAGGACGAGATCCTGGTCGATCCCCCTGACCGCCGCTATCTGATGGGCACCCTCTATCCCCGCGGCGCCTCGCTGCAGGCGCACTCGCAGGCGGAGGGCGAGGAGGACTTTCACGAGGCCGCCGCCGGAAGCGAGGAGGAGGACACCTTCGCGGACGACCCGGTGGCCGAGGCGAACGCATGGTTGCCGTCGTCTCTCGGCTTCTCCTTCTTCACCGATGCCCATGAGATCGAAGTGAGGTGCGAGGCCTCGCGTTATCTCACTCACCGCGAGGGCGGGCGACGCAGTTGGCACAGGCAGCCGCGGCTCTTCTCGCACACGACCGTCGAGAAGGACGACCCGAGCCCGATGCACGTGCTGGAGGGGCACGGTCGGCTGCACGTCCGGTGGCGTCCCTATGCTGCGGGACATCTCGTGACGTGTGTACTGGCGAACGCCCACAACGAGGAGGAGAGCACCTACAAGGACCGCGATCTGATGCTCTTCCAGGCCGGGTTGACGGTCACGACGGTCGGCGGGGAGGTACTCGAGTATCCGAGTACCCGTCTCACCAGTCGTGACGAGGAGGAGCAGGAGCTCCGCGTCCAGTACCGGCACGTCGTGACCCGGGCCGTGGGGCACGGATGCGCCGTCGAGTGGGACGACGGGGACGACGATGTGCCCTCACCGGTCACCTCGGTCCGGGCCCAGGTCATGCCCCGGCAGGTGGTCGCGCACATCAAGCCGGACGGCCCCCGCGACCTCCCCGTGCTACGGCTCGCCCACCTCTCGCGAACGGATCGCTCGCCGGACGCTCTCCGAGCGGAGCTGCACTCGTTCGTCGAGGACTACCGCGGCTGGCTCGACGCCCAGCGCAGAGAGGCCGAATCCCTCAAACCGTGGGCCGCCGCCCCCGCCGCACGGATCCTCGACCGCATCGCGCGCGCGGTCGAACGCGTCTCGTCCGGGGTCGACGCCCTCACCGCGTCGACCCCGGCGGGAGCCCAGGCCCGTGAAGCCTTTCGCCTGGCAAACCGCGCGATGGCGCTCCAGATGCTGCACAGTCGTCCGGAACTGGCGGGCAGCCGACGGACCAGGAAGAGCGACCTCGTCGAGCTGACGGAACCGCCCGAGGACTACGCGTGGCATCCCTTCCAGCTCGCGTACTTCCTGCTCGTGGTCGAGGGCCTGATGAACCCGAACCACGAGGACCGGGAGACGGTCGATCTCATCTGGTTTCCGACCGGTGGCGGCAAGACGGAGGCGTATCTCCTCACCGCGTGCTTCGAGATCCTCTGGCGTCGGCTGCGGTTCGGTGCGGCAGGCGGCGGCACCGCCGTACTGAGTCGCTACACGCTGAGTCTGCTCACCACGCAGCAGTTCCAGCGGACGGCCACCGCCGTCTGCGCGCTGGAGTACATCAGGCTGGGATTCGACGGAGCGCTCCCGCACGACCTGGGAGAGGAGCCCATCTCCGTGGGGCTCTGGGTCGGTCAGCAGACGACGCCGAACCGGATCGCCGACGCACAGGACGAGCTCTCCGCACTGAAGCAGTTGAACTCTCCCGACGACCGCTTCCTGTTGGAGCGTTGCCCCTGGTGCGGAACGGAGATCGTGCCGGAACGCCGGGCAGTCGAGAAGGATTTCGGCATCGTGGCCGATGGCGTCACCACAGGCTTCTTCTGCACTCGCTCCACCTGTGTGTTCCACGAACGGCTGCCTGTGTCCGTCGTGGACGAGGAGATCTACCGCGAGCCGCCCACATTCGTGCTGGGCACGGTGGACAAGTTCGCCCGGCTGGCCTGGGAACCGGAGGCCGGATCCCTCTTCGGACGCAGAGACGGCAAGCGGCCGCCCTCACTCGTGATCCAGGACGAGCTGCACCTGCTGGCCGGCCCACTGGGGACGACCGTCGGACTGTACGAATCGGCGATTCTCGAACTGTGCACCCGCGACGGCTCCGCTCCCAAGGTCATCGCGTCGACGGCGACCATCCGCCGTTCGCATGACCAGGTCCGCGGCCTCTACGGACGTCCGACCCAGCTCTTCCCCCCGGCCGGCATCAAGGCCGGCGAGTCCTTCTTCGCCACACCCGACACGCACAGGCCGGGCAGACTGTACGTCGGTGTCATGGCGCAAGGCCACACTGCCTCGACATCGACGGTCCATGTGGGGGCAGCGGCCCTGCAGGCCCCGAAGGAGGTCGGCGACAGCGACACCACGCGCGACGCCTACTGGACCACGGTGGCCTACCACAACAGCCTCCGGGAGCTGGGGCGGACGGTCACGATCGCCCGCGACGACATCCCGGCCCGTCTCGATCACCTGACGAAGGACGACTCCCGACGACGCAAGCTGGACGACGACTCGGTGGTCGAGCTGACCAGCAACATCGCACGGGCCGAACAGCCTCGGCTCCTCGAGCGTCTCGGCAAGAGCTTCAAGGAACGCGGCAGCATCTCGTTCCTCGCCACGACCAACATGCTCTCCGTCGGCGTCGACGTCCCCCGACTCGGCCTCATGCTCATGAACGGCCAGCCCAAGACGACCTCGGAGTACATCCAGGCGACCAGTCGCGTCGGTCGTCGGCACGTCCCCGGACTGATCGTCACGCTCTTCCGCTCCACCAAACCGCGGGACAGATCTCACTACGAATCGTTCGGTGTGTACCACAGCTCCCTCTACCGGCACGTCGAACCGACCAGCATCACTCCGTGGTCCATGCCCTCGCGCAACCGGGCCCTGCACGCGGTGCTCACCATCCTCGTCCGGCACGGGATCAAGGGCCTCAATTCCGAGAACCGAGCCGGCGAGATCCTCGACCACCTGGACGAGGTCCACGCGATACGCGATCTGGTGGTGGACCATGTGCGCCGCGCCGATCCAGACGAGGTCGGTGCCGCGACCGAACAGCTGGACAGACTGATCGAGGAATGGCAGCAGCAGGCCGAGATCGCGCGCGGAGACGGAACACGTCTCTACTACCGGCCCCAGGGGCGGTCGTACGAAGCACTGCTCACCGACTTCGGCAAGCAGGACGGTCTGTGGGAGACGCCCCAGTCGATGCGCAACGTCGACCGTGAATGCCTTCTCGTCGTGAGAGGAATGTGA